A genomic stretch from Telmatocola sphagniphila includes:
- a CDS encoding ATP-binding protein, translating into MAKKKAEEATSSNSGSQMLRAPAEILYATELEQLAKEDKFERPPGWRLSARAVLTYICGGKSGSMEITPKYIGNKRIVEIAISTLVTDRSLLLLGEPGTAKSWLSEHLAAAINGDSTKVVQGTAGTTEEQIRYSWNYAMLIAKGPSHDALIKSPIFRAMESGTIARFEEITRCAAEVQDALISLLSEKRLSLPELATEVPANKGFSIIATANTRDRGVNDMSAALKRRFNMIVLPSPSNLETEIQIVRKRVQELAVSLELKANIPTEDAVAQVVTIFRELRTGQTLDGKNKLKVPSGVLSTAEAISVLANGMALAGNFGNGEVSAHDLAAGLQGAVVKDEEKDKVIWQEYLSNVVKKRGSEWLPLFTSCSEHNS; encoded by the coding sequence ATGGCAAAGAAAAAGGCGGAAGAAGCGACCTCATCCAATTCTGGCTCGCAGATGCTGCGGGCTCCCGCAGAGATTCTCTACGCTACCGAGCTTGAACAACTGGCCAAAGAGGATAAATTCGAACGTCCGCCCGGCTGGCGTTTGTCCGCTCGCGCCGTGCTGACCTATATCTGCGGCGGTAAATCGGGCTCGATGGAGATTACGCCCAAATACATCGGCAATAAACGCATTGTCGAAATCGCCATCTCCACACTAGTGACCGATCGATCGCTTTTACTTTTGGGCGAACCGGGAACTGCCAAATCCTGGCTTTCCGAACATCTCGCAGCTGCCATCAATGGCGATTCAACCAAGGTGGTGCAAGGCACCGCCGGTACGACCGAAGAACAGATTCGTTATTCGTGGAACTATGCGATGCTGATCGCCAAGGGCCCCAGCCACGACGCCTTGATTAAAAGTCCCATCTTTCGTGCGATGGAATCAGGCACCATCGCCCGCTTTGAAGAAATCACCCGCTGTGCTGCCGAAGTTCAGGATGCTTTGATTTCCCTGCTTTCTGAAAAGCGCCTCTCATTGCCTGAATTGGCGACGGAAGTTCCTGCGAATAAAGGCTTCTCGATCATCGCCACGGCCAATACTCGCGATCGCGGCGTTAACGACATGTCTGCGGCCTTGAAACGACGCTTCAACATGATCGTGCTTCCCAGCCCCTCAAATCTGGAAACCGAGATTCAGATCGTCCGTAAGCGAGTTCAGGAACTCGCCGTCAGTCTAGAGCTGAAAGCGAACATCCCGACCGAAGACGCCGTGGCTCAAGTGGTCACCATCTTCCGCGAACTTCGAACGGGTCAAACGCTCGACGGCAAGAATAAGCTGAAAGTGCCTTCGGGGGTACTATCCACAGCCGAGGCCATCTCCGTTCTGGCTAACGGCATGGCTCTCGCGGGTAACTTCGGAAATGGAGAAGTCTCCGCTCACGATCTGGCGGCCGGTCTTCAAGGGGCCGTCGTAAAGGATGAGGAAAAAGATAAGGTCATCTGGCAGGAATATCTTTCGAATGTCGTGAAAAAACGTGGCTCCGAATGGTTGCCGCTGTTCACCTCTTGCTCGGAGCACAATTCGTGA
- a CDS encoding DUF5682 family protein: MSSWRIPVFGVRHLSPSGAWHLRRFLDKVRPKVVLIEGLDDAGPLVSDITLRNTKPPIAILAYTDSQPVRTLVYPMARYSPEYQALQWAKENKATVEFIDLPSDIFLGLQDIESERNEQFRKKREEAEPESTEKEEENSQSRWRPERGESIYQRIAARCGEPDYDTYWERRFEHNLQDDSYRLAAFELGKALRDEEDPPIWRAENLVRESYMRRRIEEVISKGVKAEQIVAVVGAFHASVLNGDYPAMTDEELSRLRRRSSKLTLMPYSYYKLSTQSGYGAGNHAPAYFELLWDSLQRRELQELPGEYLSQVARHLRERGTHRSTAEVIEGVRLARTLAALQEGSATTLRDLRDAAVTLIGHGEALVVREALADIDIGSAIGELPEGVSQTSIQEDFARELSRLKLEKYRTSTVQDLKLDLRENRRVHSEEAAFLDLNRSSFFHRLLMLGIQFATPVLLRQQSTTWAEHWQLKWTPESEIALVEAVLLGETVELATGFQFKTLLENCKNIGEASDLVTKACQCGLMASMELARQRLQELAATSTDMKVIAHATFQLSQVIRYGDVRRFDPAPLLPLMEQLFVSGSLALHSAANCNDDAAKEIVVAIEELNRVSLEHHDLVDEALWLEQLRRLSDADDRNPLLSGFACATLLERNLIENAELVREVSRRLSPGVPADLGAGWFEGLAKRNRHSLLARQSLWEALDSYIASLDPDQFKRALVFLRRAFGAFSPREKRQICENLAHFWGVDEEKTFDAVAKPLSEEEEKTLKDLNELDFGDF; encoded by the coding sequence GTGAGTTCCTGGCGTATCCCCGTCTTCGGCGTTCGCCATCTCTCCCCCTCCGGAGCGTGGCACCTGCGTCGATTTCTCGACAAAGTTCGGCCGAAGGTCGTACTTATTGAGGGATTGGACGATGCCGGGCCGCTCGTCAGCGACATCACTCTGCGCAATACCAAGCCTCCCATAGCCATTCTTGCGTACACCGATTCGCAGCCGGTGCGAACCCTGGTTTACCCGATGGCCCGTTACAGCCCGGAGTATCAGGCTCTGCAATGGGCTAAAGAGAATAAAGCGACAGTCGAGTTCATCGATCTTCCCTCCGACATTTTTCTCGGCCTGCAAGACATCGAGTCGGAGCGTAATGAGCAGTTCCGCAAGAAAAGAGAGGAAGCAGAACCAGAGAGTACGGAGAAAGAGGAAGAAAATTCGCAGAGCCGCTGGCGACCCGAACGAGGGGAATCCATTTATCAACGCATCGCGGCCCGCTGTGGCGAACCCGATTACGATACCTACTGGGAACGCCGGTTCGAGCACAATCTCCAGGACGACAGCTACCGACTGGCGGCGTTTGAATTGGGTAAGGCCCTTCGCGACGAAGAAGATCCCCCGATCTGGCGAGCGGAAAATCTGGTTCGCGAAAGCTATATGCGACGGCGCATCGAGGAGGTGATTTCCAAAGGAGTGAAAGCCGAGCAGATTGTGGCCGTGGTCGGAGCGTTCCACGCATCGGTGCTCAACGGCGATTATCCGGCCATGACCGATGAAGAACTGTCCCGCTTGCGCCGACGCTCGAGCAAGCTCACACTGATGCCCTATTCGTATTACAAACTCTCCACGCAATCGGGCTATGGGGCCGGCAATCATGCCCCGGCCTATTTTGAGTTACTTTGGGACAGTCTCCAACGCCGGGAACTTCAGGAACTGCCTGGCGAATATCTCTCCCAAGTTGCCCGGCATCTGCGCGAACGGGGAACTCATCGATCGACGGCGGAAGTCATTGAAGGTGTGCGGCTGGCCAGAACGCTGGCGGCATTGCAAGAGGGTTCCGCAACAACGCTCCGAGATTTACGCGATGCGGCGGTGACCCTCATCGGTCATGGTGAAGCCCTTGTCGTGCGGGAGGCTTTGGCCGATATCGATATCGGCTCGGCCATCGGCGAATTACCCGAAGGCGTGAGCCAGACCTCGATTCAGGAAGATTTCGCCCGGGAACTCTCCCGCTTGAAACTGGAGAAATATCGCACATCCACCGTTCAGGATCTCAAACTCGATTTGCGTGAAAATCGTCGAGTCCACAGCGAAGAAGCGGCCTTTCTCGACCTGAATCGCTCATCGTTTTTCCACCGACTTCTAATGCTCGGCATTCAATTCGCCACTCCGGTTTTGCTTCGACAGCAATCGACGACCTGGGCCGAGCATTGGCAGTTGAAGTGGACACCGGAATCCGAAATTGCGCTGGTAGAAGCCGTCTTACTCGGCGAGACCGTCGAACTGGCAACTGGCTTTCAATTCAAAACTCTCCTGGAAAACTGCAAAAACATCGGAGAAGCGAGTGATCTGGTGACGAAAGCCTGCCAGTGCGGGCTGATGGCCTCCATGGAACTGGCTCGGCAACGCCTACAGGAACTTGCGGCCACCAGTACCGATATGAAGGTTATTGCCCACGCGACTTTCCAACTGAGCCAGGTGATTCGCTACGGGGATGTTCGCCGGTTCGATCCGGCCCCACTCCTTCCCCTGATGGAACAATTATTTGTCTCCGGTAGCCTCGCCTTACATTCGGCGGCCAATTGCAACGATGATGCCGCCAAGGAAATTGTTGTGGCCATCGAGGAGTTGAATCGAGTGAGCCTGGAACATCACGACCTTGTCGATGAGGCTCTCTGGCTGGAACAACTGCGGAGGCTATCCGATGCCGATGATCGCAACCCGCTTCTCTCGGGATTTGCCTGCGCGACTCTTCTGGAACGGAATCTGATTGAGAACGCAGAGTTGGTACGCGAGGTGTCGCGCAGGCTCTCCCCCGGTGTGCCCGCGGATCTCGGAGCCGGCTGGTTCGAAGGGCTCGCCAAGCGCAATCGGCATTCCTTGCTGGCCCGCCAATCACTTTGGGAAGCCCTGGATAGCTATATTGCTTCACTTGATCCGGATCAGTTCAAGCGAGCCCTGGTGTTCCTGCGTCGAGCGTTTGGCGCATTCAGTCCTCGTGAAAAACGGCAGATCTGTGAGAATCTCGCCCATTTCTGGGGTGTCGATGAAGAGAAAACCTTCGATGCCGTCGCCAAACCGCTGAGTGAAGAAGAAGAGAAGACCCTCAAGGACCTTAACGAACTCGATTTTGGGGATTTCTAA